A portion of the Mycoplasmopsis mustelae genome contains these proteins:
- the rsmA gene encoding 16S rRNA (adenine(1518)-N(6)/adenine(1519)-N(6))-dimethyltransferase RsmA, translating into MKKEIYAKKKFGQNFLNDPNIINKIINLTVESQNHIIEIGPGRGALTKKLVKLNKQIDAYEIDSDMVNILNKEIQQSNFNLFTQDFLLANLTSIPKSTIIANIPYYITTDILFKIFDNLEKFDKAILMVQKEVAQRICATYKTKEYSKLSVSCQFLAEVKIEFIVPASCFSPMPKVDSAIISLKFKENMSSNLWKQYKDFFKLCFQNRRKKLLTSLKTVYKENQIFVAFNRLSKDENLRVQELKVSEIIELYHLLNK; encoded by the coding sequence ATGAAAAAAGAAATTTATGCAAAAAAGAAATTTGGCCAAAATTTTCTAAATGATCCAAATATCATTAATAAAATAATTAATTTGACCGTAGAAAGTCAAAATCATATTATTGAAATCGGCCCTGGACGTGGTGCATTAACTAAAAAATTAGTAAAGTTAAATAAACAAATAGATGCTTATGAAATAGACTCTGATATGGTTAATATTCTAAATAAAGAAATTCAACAGTCAAATTTTAACTTATTTACTCAAGATTTTTTATTAGCTAACTTAACCAGTATTCCTAAATCTACCATTATCGCTAACATTCCTTACTACATAACTACAGATATTTTATTTAAAATTTTTGATAATTTAGAGAAATTTGATAAGGCAATTTTAATGGTGCAAAAAGAGGTTGCACAGCGTATATGTGCAACTTATAAAACTAAAGAATATTCAAAGCTATCTGTATCTTGCCAATTTTTAGCTGAAGTAAAAATTGAGTTTATCGTTCCCGCAAGTTGTTTTAGTCCTATGCCAAAAGTGGATTCAGCAATTATTTCACTTAAATTTAAAGAAAATATGTCTAGTAATTTATGAAAACAATATAAAGATTTCTTTAAATTATGTTTTCAAAATCGTCGTAAAAAACTACTAACATCTTTGAAAACAGTCTATAAAGAGAATCAAATTTTCGTTGCATTTAACAGGCTGTCAAAAGACGAAAATCTGCGCGTACAAGAATTAAAAGTTTCAGAGATTATAGAATTATATCATTTACTTAATAAATAA